The genomic DNA CAGAGGGGAAGCGGGAGAGGAGCCCACGTTGCCTGTCACCCACATCCAGCCGCCGCGCCACCCGAGAGCCGAAGATGTTCGCCTGCGCCAAGCTCGCCTGCACCCCCGCTCTGGTGCGTGACCTGGGCCGGGCCTGGGGACTGAGGGCTGGGCCTCTGGGCCAAGGCGTCCACGTTGTTGAATGGGCCGCCAGAGAGCGGGCGGAGCGACCTGTCCTCTTTCGGGCCCGGCTCTCCCCTCACCCTTAGCCCATgcactttccctccctttctcctagtCCCGGGGCACCTCGGATCGCCCCTTTCCCCGCTTAGGCGGCAGAGTGCAGCCGAGGCCTAGCTGTCAGGCCCCAATCCGGTTGGACAAATCCTCCTCGCTCCTCAGCCGGAAGCGGCTCCTCCCCCACCTTATCTGTCAGAGCGTCtcatgggttggggggggggggtcgaagCAAAGATTGGGGTGTTGGGTGAGAGGGAGAAGGCCGCTGAGGCCTAGTTCATTGCAGCTGTGCTCTCCATGGTCTATCTGTAGGTCAAACTCGCTGCTGCAGAGGGAGGGACTTTGGCTCATACGTGGGCGGAGGAAGATGGGGGAGCAGCCCCAGGCTTCTCCCCGTCTCTGGGGTATTGTTTCCATAACCATTTTTGGAGGGTTTAGGTGAACCTACATCTGGAGGATTTGTACTAGGAAATCAGATTTGGGTTCTGAAGGGATTTCCTGTGACCTTAGTGTAGTAGACACTCAAGGGCAGAGAAGCCACACTGGACTATGTCTTTATGAGAGTGTTTCACTGATAATTCTTAAATAGATGTACAATTGCTTAagctcctttttaaattttatgattaATGGGTTTAGAGGAAGATATGGGAATTCCTATTAACTGATGGGCCATTTTTAATGCAGTGTTCATATTGACATTCCTAATATACTTAATGATCCACAGTAACCAAAGTATGTGGGGTGACAAACTGCATTGTGGCACTACAGTAATTAAGATGTTAAGAGCAATATTGGTATGTGAATTTTTGTTCAGAGTATTACAAATAGTTTATAAAGCAAGCTTTGGATTTCATTAGAATGAAGCTTTATTAAAATTGCTTCATGTATTGAAAAAATGGCCAAACATGATTAAAGTTAATACGTAATAAGTCTCAGATCCATTTTTTGCTGCTTGCTGTTTTAGAGCTCATGGTACAAGAAAGGTTATTGAAGTGTTCTCTGTATTCTTAATACTCAAGAACGTTTTTTATTAATAGATCCGAGCTGGATCCAGAATGGCGTACAGACCAATTTCTGCATCGGTGTTAACTCGACCAGATACTAGGACTGGAGAGGTAAGAACCCCATAATAATAGAAATTAGGTAACACTAACCAGTACGTTTTACCACAATTTTgactgggggagagggagtggctAGGAGCTCATTAGTAAATAGTTTCAGGGGAGTTTTCTccactcatttgtaaaataaaaatatgtagagAATGACTCAATGAGAGAAACATATACTCAAAActtcagccgcctgagtagtccaataaataattattctcaGTATTTAAGCTTATACTTTTGAGTTGCTTGTATTAAGATTAGAATAGCCAGTATTGAAAGCCCTACTCTattgaaaaacatttttcttcatttttaagtcaTACAAAATATACACACCATATACTGCAGAATCGAATTATTCTAAACTGATTTTTCTAGTATGTTGTTTAATTACCTATTCACACTCACCTATGATACAGAGTAGCTATTTTGACAGTACAGTCATTACAGTAGCTGTATTTGCTGATTTGacctttgcttttatttcctgttCCCTAGGGCTCTACCGTATTTAATGGGGCCCAGAATGCTGTGTGCCATCTTATCTCAAGGGAATTTCAGACCAGTGCAATCAGCAGGGACATTGATACTGCTGCCAAATTTATTGGTGCAGGTGCTGCCACAGTAGGAGTTGCTGGTTCTGGTGCTGGTATTGGAACAGTCTTTGGCAGTCTTATCATTGGTTATGCCAGGTAATCACTTCCTGAGTAAGTTAAAGAAACAGTTGGCAATGGTGCTTATAATAATTGGAAACAGAAAACTATTGAAATAGCCATTTTGTATTAAGTGCCCCACTGTGCCTTGCATTGTATTTGGGGGGATTTATGTGCATTATCAATCAGCAATAAGAAGACTATCAGCAGGTATAGTAGTaaacccctgtaatcctagctacccaaaacACTTGACATGAGGACtacaagtttgaggtcagccttgaGGGAGGTCGGGACCTCTCAAAGTGGATGTAATGTAGATACATGTACATACAAGTACATACCAGGTAGCTCCCCACCTCAATTCCATATGGTTAGCAAGAGGTAAAAGCAAAAGAGATCTATGAAAATAATCTTCTAGTATACTTCCCAGTTTACAAAGATCCTACTAGTAATCTGGTTCTTTAACATTTACCAAAgaagttgaaattattttaaagtaacaGTCCTGTGTTATATCTTTTTTAGAAACCCTTCGCtgaagcagcagctgttctcatatGCTATCCTGGGATTTGCCTTGTCTGAAGCCATGGGGCTCTTTTGTTTGATGGTTGCTTTCTTGATCTTGTTTGCCATGTAATAGAAATTACTGtttgaaatattggcattcatgACAATTACGGATGTAATTCTGTGTATCTTACTGTGACTCCCAAAACTGTAGTGTTGGTGTCATGGAAATGTACGTTATTTCCAAAGTCATTTCATTAAAGatgaaaagtttaattttttgctGTGATTTGTGCTTGTCTAAATTTGGATCATCACAAAGACAATTCATTCAGGTAGATGCTGTCCAATTCAGATGACACTATAACAGTTGCCCTAGAACCTAATGTAATTCTCATGACAATTCTTTTTATGGTATTCTGCACATTGTAATTTCTGGGGCTTTTGTTTATTCTTATAGAATATTTTCATTCtgtaaaatatgatttaaaacaGTTGCTCAAGATAGTTTGTGTTTTTAAGAATCAACATTAGAATACTTATAAATACCTTCCAGGTTGATTTGGCTGAGCTTACACAGCTGGATCCAAAAAATCATGTCAGCTTTTTAGGACTTGAGACCTTAAACTGAGAGGAAATGggatttgttgtttttcagtaaGTTGCATTAAGCAATTGTGTTTGCAATGAATTACCGTCTGTCTTCTAAGAATGGATTTACACTAACTGGCAGCTAGTTTCTTAAACTGAATTGGCtacatttttttaagtgaaaagttGTCCAAACAATGCTTATAGCTGCAGCTAACATATTTATAGTTGGAGTCTTAGGAATATGGTGGTTTGTTCAACAGTATTTCGTTCCTAATAGTGCATGTTGCTTCTTagtcatatttttccttttctaaagaaGAGAATGGTGCTAGAAAGATTGCATTTTTCCTCtagcaaaaagaaatttttttaatgtaccattAGGTTGTCACCTATGGTTAAGGTTTATAGGACAGTTAAGAGAATTAGGCATAGGACAATATGAACATTACATTTTTTACTCCTTTAGTGCTGCTGCCTCATTTACTTCAACTGAGAAAGAGTAACCATAAGAAAATCTGAAATCTAGTAAGAAGGCCACCTCAGTCAGAATCACTTACGAGCCAAATACCAATATGattataatcctcgctactcagaaggctgagatatgagaatcgaggttcaaagccagccagctgtTCTCATATGCTATCTTCAGCCCTGAGATTTCAGAATGTGCACTTCAACAAAGGTTTCCCAGGTGATTCTGCATAAGAGTTTGAGAATGACTACATATGTTGCTACTTTCTACAAAGTTCAAAAGAACTACAACTACTTTCAGTTAACTCTATAGtctaaatcaaatataaaactcCTGTAGTGTAAATTATTTTCTTGAATACTACCCAGTATTAGAACAGCGAACTGTAATATTTAACCTAACAAATTCCATGCCAGGATATAAATGAAagtattcaaggggctgggaatatggcctagtgatagagtgcttcccttgtacacatgaggccctgggtttgattactcagcactacataaacagaaatggcactgtggctcaagtggtagagtgctagccttgaggaaaaagaagccagggacagtgcttaggccccgagtccaagccccaggactggcaaaaaaaaaaaaggtaagtaaaCAAAAGCATATATACAAGCATTCATCACAGCACTGTTCATAGAAGCCAAAAGATGAAAACCCTCAAATGTctaatggaaaagcaaaatgtgGTAGATCCATATGATGGACTATTACTGAGTCATAAAAGGGAATGAAGTACTAATACATGCTAAAGATGTGAATCTTGAGTAATGGAAGACACAAAGGCTAAATATGTCTCATTCCCTTTGTTAACTTACATAACCCAAAACAAGCAAAGCCAATTAGGGTtaggaggaaggggaaatgagTGGATGTTTTATGGGTTTCATACTTAGTTCCGGAATTATGTAGTGGTGATGCTTGCACAACACTGCACATAACTGTCCaatctaaaatgtttaaaatgttaaaCTTGTATTTTACTACCATTGAAAATTGCCGTGCTGTGTAATAAAGTACATAGTAAAATCAGAACAAATTTTTAAAGTCATAGAGAAATACCTAGATTAACTAGTCTTCTGTTTTGGTTCACATTAAATAAAATCATTCTTCATAAAGACCTATTCCTAATATTGCTTTGGTTGAAAAAACCCTCAAAACATTTATTATGGAACAGGTTGCTTGCAGGAGATGCCCCCAATGAGAGTATGTTGATTATGAAAAAGTAATAATTAAATAggactctaatcctagctacacaggaggctgagatctgaggagcatggtttgaaaccagcttgagcAAACATCCACAACATTCAActccacaaccagcaaaaagccaaagagggggctggggatatggcctagtggcaagagcacttgcctcgtatacttgaagccctgggtttgattccccagcaccacatatactgaaaatggccagaagtggcgctgtgactcaagtggcagagtgctagccttgagcaaaaagaagccagggacagtgctcaggccctgagtccaaggcccaggactggcaaaaaaaaaaaaaaaaaaaaaaaaaaagccaaagaggaggtatggatcaagtagtaCCAGCTTTGGACAAAAAAGTCAAGAACACAAACCCCTGAATTCTAGCCCAGGACAAACCGGAGATGGGGGAAAAGAAACACTGCAGCAAATTCTGGAATAtatcattctgttttgttttttatttttaacagacTTCTGACATTGAAAGTATGCCACAAAAAAATGTATCAACTGTTGGCAGAAATGCTATTATgttccactttaccatttttataGCAATTATCACCTTTAGTTTATGAGCTTTAAAAATAACGGTAGTAAATGGTTTTTGCTAAGTTACCTTCTGAACAGAGGCTCATAGAGATACACCAAGCAAATATGAAATGAGTTCTATTGATAGTAGTTGGCCTATTTAAAAACTTTACCAGggactggtaatatggcctactggtaaagtgtacatgaagccctgggttcgattcctcagcaccacatatatagaaaaagccagaagtggtgctgtggctcaagtggtagagtgctagccttgagcaaaaaaaaaaagccagggacagtgttcaggccctgagttcaagccccaggactgccaaaaaacaaaacaaaaactttaccAGGCAAAAAAAAGTACCCTACAGCCATAAGTACTGATTCTACTATGTTTGAACATACTTCTAAATGTTAAGGTATTCCAGATTTCCAGGCATACTTTTTACTTGGCAGTATGTTTCCTTACTATGGAAATGATTTCTACCACCCTTTATCCCCCTagaactgaggatcaaacccaggtcctcatccatgctaggcaagtagtgTATCAATGAGCTACATTGCCAGTCTAGAAATGGGATGTTTTTAAAGTTGCAGAGATTAACTCAAAATAGATTTGAATGTAAAATTATCGTTGAACTAATGAAAAGCTCTTGTCATCTCCTTACAAACACTAGATGTGTATGTGCATAATTCAAAACCAAATAATAAATTTCATGAGTTGCAAGCAGTAAGTTTTGCCAGACATGAATGTGGCAGCCATTCATAGTTCAAAGCTGTGGTTTAGAAAGATGAATATGAGACGAGCATGTAGGATGGAACATTGGCTACTATAATAGCTTTCCTAATGGATAAAAGGCCCAAATGGCAATGTGTACTTTAAAGAAGCTGCGAAAGAAGTGTCAGTGGGATTTGTTGCCACTATCTCAAGGACCAGCCAAGAGAGGAGAGAATGTGTACATCTAGTGAGTGCTATTCCTTATGCTAAAGGTTTCACATATAGTGCCATTTAGCCCTCATGACAAGCCTGCACAACTGGGACTTATTTCCAAGATGCAAAGGAAAGAAAgcccagagaacagaaacagttccCAGAATTGCATTGCCAATTTTGACTCAAATTCAGATTTTCCTTACTTTAAAATCCATGCTTTGATTTCTAATGTGACTATGGTAGGGATACTAAGAGAAAAACTAATTTCAGGGAATGatgcattttgttttctgtaaagATTTAAATGTAAAAGGTATAATCTTCCAAGTGAGGTTGTAGAATTGTAATGaagagccagacaccagtggatcgcccccccccccccgccccaaatcttactcagagggctgagacctctaggatcatagcttgaagccaaaccaggcagaagTTTGCAACACcccatcttcagttaaccagcaaaattccaggcttgagacatgactcaagtggtacatcagtagctgtgagcaagaaagccagtgaccttgagttcaagctcagacACTGGcatccacacacatgcacacacaaaaggaaaggaaaggaaaggaagaaggaaaagaaaggatgtgGTATACACTGTAAAGTACATGCAAATAAAAGTTCATAACAGCcatgtgctggtgactcacacctgtactcctagctactcaggctgaggtctaaggatcatggtttgaagccagccctagcagaaaataacttttctgaacctcttatctccaatttagacAGCAAAAatgtagaagtggagctatggctcaagtggcagagaaccatCCTTGAGCAATAAAGTGAAGTGATAGTGcccaaacactgagttcaagccccagtgccagcacacatacacaaaaaaatgttcacagcacTGGTAAGGATGCTGTTCTACATAATGACAAATCTGTATTGAACCTTACTAGTCTAGCTTTGTGATTTTCTGGCAGTGTTGTAAAGTTTGTTAACACAAACTGATAGAAGAAGCAGTTATCTGGGATGGGTACTAGCAAAAGGAGGTAACAGGTAGAAGAGACTGtagtcaaaaaacaaacaagtatatTGTTCAACAAATTGGTATAAAAGAGAAGAGTCAAATACCCAGAGTTCTCTGTAAGGTTCAAGACTCTttcaagaatgacattgccccatttgtaaggaaatggaaggacttggaaaaaattataccaagtgaagtgagccagacccaaagaaacatagactctatggtctcccttattgggaataattagcacaggtttaggcaagtcacagcagaggatcataagaacccaatagctatacccttatgatcacataagatgatgctaagtgaaatgaactccatgttatggaaacgattgttatatcacagttgtaactactttcaacatcccatgtgtatctgtagcttctactattgatgatgttcttgtatcaccttcctgtggttgtatctacactatctctgtaatcttatctgagtatattggaaaccgtgtatactggtattagaactaggaaattgaaagggaataccaaaattgagagacacagggtaaaaaaaagacaaacaactacaaaagcaatacttgcaaaactgtttggtgtaagtgaactgaacacctcatggggggaaagggaaagggggaggagagaggggggaatgagggatgaggtaacaaacagtacaagaaatgtatccaatgcctaatgtatgaaactgtaacctctctgtacatcagtttgataataaaaatttggaaaaaaaaaagaactctttcaATAAGCTAAAATGTGACCAAAAAGTTCAAAGGATTTCAGAGTTGAAGATCTTAGACTTAATGTAAATTCAACAAAGGAGCACAATTTGTGGCCAAATTGATGTGGTACTAAAGCTGGGTATAAAAACATGTCATTTCAGTTCATCTTAATGAAGGATTGTATATAATATGGTTTGGTTTGGATATTAGGTGTTTCATACCAAAAAAAGTTAATTGTACGAAGCCTTTAAATATGTGATTGATACATAGGAAATTATAACAAACTGTTAAATTCTCTACATGATGAGCATAACAATTTGATAATTTCATGttattactctactggtaacatGATGTCCATAAGACCTAAAAACATGGTCCATTGATTACTTGTCCAATTCTTTACATTATTAAGGAcaacctttcttttgtttttcagatttaaTACCAGCCTCCTCTCCCTCAAGAAATGTCAGTTGCATTCTGTGTCTGCCACCAGCAACATTATTCCTTGGTTTGCTTTGATTTGAAGATAGTTGTAACAGCCAAACTTTGTCATAGTACAGTATTTaggttctttaaaatatataattttaataaaattttagataGTAGGCAACATGAGTTtatcctcctctcttttcttatgTATCCCTACTCTTCCTACCCTTTCACATGCTTACTATTCCACACCTCTACCCCCATTTCAGCCTCACTTCCACATTCTTCCTATTATGTAAATAGGAAATAACTTTTAAGAACAAAATATACTTTCGGTAATGTATATTTCATACTATACTAGAGATTACTAATCCAAGAAAGATCCATGAATTAGGAAGCATTGGCATCATTTGACAGCTTGCTAGAAATGCCAGTTTTAGAGCTTCATGCCAAATCTACTTACTCCATTTGAACAAAGATCTCAGAATTTTTGTATAGTTATTAAGCTTAGTGACATACTGTACTGGAATATTACTTCTCAGCATGCCATGACCCAGACTCCTCTCTTTCAGAACACAGTTAACTCATTCATGggtagatttatttttcttttgcattagaATGTACTACTAGCCTAATGATGCTCAGACTAGAGTCTGAT from Perognathus longimembris pacificus isolate PPM17 chromosome 4, ASM2315922v1, whole genome shotgun sequence includes the following:
- the Atp5mc3 gene encoding ATP synthase F(0) complex subunit C3, mitochondrial, translated to MFACAKLACTPALIRAGSRMAYRPISASVLTRPDTRTGEGSTVFNGAQNAVCHLISREFQTSAISRDIDTAAKFIGAGAATVGVAGSGAGIGTVFGSLIIGYARNPSLKQQLFSYAILGFALSEAMGLFCLMVAFLILFAM